A window of Microcystis aeruginosa FD4 contains these coding sequences:
- the dprA gene encoding DNA-processing protein DprA, translated as MTEDRVYWLAWSSIAGVGPISLKRLYQHFGSVAVAWNASDSAIAEGAGFGKKLMVAVREGRSQIDPEALFAEHIQKNPLFWTPSDPEYPRFLWEIPSPPPLLYYQGKVNLGENQGNIPTVAIVGTRNPTDHGRRWARRLSTLLAQQGFTIVSGMAEGIDGEAHQSCLKAGGRTIAVLGTGVDVVYPSHHRQLHADIQKQGLVISEHPAATQPNKAHFPSRNRIIAGLSRATIVIEAPERSGSLITASYANEFGGDIYALPNSPDIAAARGCLQLIHQGAEIIVSEEKLLEMLGAIPTANQSAPVNLSPSLPPETSPVVNLAPPPNLEPRLAQVYQLFNREPLLFDIIVQKMQIPTSEVAGILLELELIGLVTQLPGMRYQKT; from the coding sequence TTGACAGAAGATCGCGTTTATTGGTTAGCATGGTCAAGTATTGCTGGAGTTGGGCCAATTTCCCTGAAGCGACTCTATCAGCATTTTGGCAGTGTCGCTGTGGCCTGGAATGCGTCCGATAGTGCGATCGCAGAAGGGGCAGGATTTGGCAAAAAGTTAATGGTAGCGGTACGAGAAGGGCGATCGCAAATTGACCCAGAAGCTCTTTTCGCCGAACATATCCAGAAAAACCCCCTTTTTTGGACTCCTAGCGATCCAGAATATCCCCGCTTTCTCTGGGAAATTCCCAGTCCTCCCCCCTTACTTTACTATCAAGGAAAGGTCAATTTAGGGGAAAATCAGGGAAATATCCCCACCGTCGCCATTGTGGGTACTCGTAACCCCACGGATCACGGCAGGCGCTGGGCGAGACGCTTAAGTACCCTTTTGGCCCAACAGGGATTTACTATTGTTTCTGGTATGGCCGAAGGAATTGATGGAGAGGCACACCAAAGCTGTTTAAAAGCAGGGGGAAGGACGATTGCCGTCTTGGGAACGGGGGTCGATGTGGTTTATCCTAGTCATCATCGGCAGCTACACGCGGATATCCAAAAGCAGGGTTTAGTCATTAGTGAACATCCTGCGGCAACTCAACCGAATAAAGCCCATTTTCCCAGTCGTAATCGCATTATCGCCGGTTTAAGTCGTGCGACTATTGTTATCGAGGCCCCAGAAAGGTCAGGCTCTCTGATCACGGCCAGTTATGCTAACGAATTTGGCGGCGATATCTATGCTTTACCCAATTCTCCCGATATTGCTGCGGCTAGGGGTTGTTTACAACTGATTCATCAGGGGGCAGAAATTATCGTTTCTGAGGAGAAATTATTAGAAATGTTGGGGGCAATTCCCACCGCGAACCAATCCGCACCAGTTAATCTCTCCCCTTCACTCCCCCCAGAGACATCCCCAGTCGTTAATCTTGCTCCCCCACCGAATCTAGAACCTAGATTAGCACAAGTGTATCAGTTATTTAACAGAGAGCCCCTGTTGTTTGACATTATTGTTCAAAAAATGCAAATCCCCACCTCAGAAGTGGCGGGGATCTTATTGGAATTAGAATTAATCGGTTTAGTGACTCAGTTACCTGGTATGCGTTACCAGAAAACCTAG
- the purF gene encoding amidophosphoribosyltransferase: MFSHPDSSLSLNRVDKPEEACGVFGLYAPEQEVAKLTYFGLYALQHRGQESAGIATYDGETVHCYKEMGLVSQVFNETVLKTLPGTHAVGHTRYSTTGSSRRANAQPAVIETRLGKLSLAHNGNLVNTFELRNVLEKRGCDLVTTTDSEMIAVAIGQEVDSGKDWIEAAIDAFSYCSGAYSLVIGTPTGIIGARDPNGVRPLVIGVLQEEGNPPRYVLASETCGLDIIGADYLRDVQPGELVWISEDGLSSVDWAMKPEKKLCVFEMIYFARPDSIVHEESLYTYRVRLGEQLAKESPVEADMVMGVPDSGIPAAIGFSRISDIPYAEGLIKNRYVGRTFIQPTQHMRESGIKMKLNPLKDVLQGKRVIIVDDSIVRGTTSRKLVKALRDAGAREVHMRISSPPVTHPCFYGIDTDNQEQLIAATKSVAEIQAQIGVDSLAYLSHDGMLTATKEDPKTFCTACFNGDYPIPVPDNVKRSKLILETVK; the protein is encoded by the coding sequence ATGTTTAGCCATCCCGACTCATCCCTATCCCTGAACCGCGTCGATAAGCCTGAAGAAGCCTGTGGAGTTTTTGGACTCTATGCCCCCGAGCAAGAAGTAGCAAAACTGACCTATTTTGGACTTTATGCCCTGCAACACCGAGGACAGGAATCGGCAGGTATTGCCACCTACGACGGGGAAACGGTGCATTGTTACAAAGAAATGGGCTTAGTTTCCCAAGTTTTTAACGAAACTGTCCTTAAAACCTTGCCCGGTACTCACGCCGTCGGTCATACTCGTTACTCTACCACCGGTTCTAGCCGTCGGGCCAATGCCCAACCTGCTGTGATCGAAACCCGTTTGGGTAAACTTTCCCTAGCACATAATGGCAATTTAGTCAATACTTTTGAGTTAAGAAATGTATTAGAAAAGCGCGGTTGTGATCTCGTCACCACCACCGACTCGGAAATGATTGCCGTCGCTATCGGCCAGGAAGTGGATAGTGGCAAGGATTGGATAGAAGCGGCGATCGATGCCTTTAGCTATTGTAGCGGGGCCTACAGCCTTGTTATCGGCACACCGACGGGAATTATCGGGGCGCGGGATCCCAATGGTGTCAGACCGTTAGTAATTGGGGTTTTGCAAGAAGAGGGCAATCCCCCTCGTTATGTTTTAGCTTCGGAAACCTGCGGATTAGATATTATTGGGGCCGATTATCTGCGGGATGTGCAGCCGGGGGAATTAGTTTGGATTAGTGAAGATGGCTTATCTTCAGTGGATTGGGCCATGAAACCGGAGAAAAAATTATGCGTTTTCGAGATGATTTATTTTGCTCGTCCCGATAGTATTGTCCACGAGGAATCTTTATATACTTATCGGGTACGTTTGGGGGAACAATTAGCCAAAGAGTCACCGGTAGAAGCGGATATGGTGATGGGAGTTCCCGATTCGGGTATTCCGGCTGCGATCGGATTTTCGCGCATTTCTGATATTCCCTACGCGGAAGGATTGATTAAAAATCGTTATGTGGGACGAACTTTTATTCAACCAACTCAACACATGAGAGAGTCGGGAATTAAGATGAAATTGAATCCTTTAAAGGATGTTTTACAGGGAAAAAGAGTTATTATTGTTGATGATTCGATCGTGCGGGGAACCACTAGCCGGAAATTAGTTAAAGCTTTACGCGATGCTGGTGCAAGAGAAGTTCACATGAGAATATCTTCACCTCCGGTGACTCATCCTTGTTTTTATGGCATTGATACGGATAACCAAGAGCAATTAATTGCGGCAACTAAATCGGTGGCGGAAATTCAGGCACAAATCGGGGTGGATAGTTTAGCTTATCTCAGTCACGATGGAATGTTAACAGCAACGAAGGAAGATCCGAAAACCTTCTGTACTGCCTGTTTTAATGGTGATTATCCGATTCCTGTACCCGATAATGTTAAGCGATCGAAGTTGATTTTAGAAACAGTTAAATGA
- a CDS encoding anti-sigma factor family protein, protein MNNYQPEDVQWIKSLLRHDDSDSNSATEDILFLDEDNEEAHRFDLISAYIDNEVTVEERKLVQHWLDHDAAAKKLYRQLLGLQTNLRQIPVPATIASDRLAEQVFRKVDGQRRRQYYVYGGAIFTAIAIAVGSYFVSERNDPLSQMASSPSSISQEGDHLMIALNHPIMEIPAAELPKENGPR, encoded by the coding sequence ATGAATAATTATCAACCCGAAGACGTTCAATGGATAAAGTCTTTGTTACGTCACGATGACAGCGATTCCAACTCCGCAACCGAGGATATTTTGTTCTTAGATGAGGATAACGAAGAAGCTCATCGTTTCGATTTAATTAGCGCCTATATTGATAACGAAGTAACGGTAGAGGAAAGGAAGCTAGTTCAGCATTGGTTAGACCATGATGCTGCTGCTAAAAAACTCTATCGGCAGCTCTTGGGATTACAAACTAATTTAAGGCAGATTCCCGTACCGGCTACTATTGCCAGCGACCGATTGGCAGAACAGGTGTTCAGAAAAGTCGATGGTCAGCGTCGTCGGCAATATTATGTTTATGGTGGCGCAATTTTCACCGCTATTGCGATCGCTGTTGGTTCCTACTTCGTCTCCGAACGCAATGATCCCCTCTCCCAAATGGCGAGCAGTCCGAGCAGTATTAGCCAAGAGGGAGACCATTTGATGATTGCTCTTAACCATCCGATTATGGAGATTCCCGCAGCGGAACTGCCAAAAGAGAATGGCCCAAGGTAA
- a CDS encoding sigma-70 family RNA polymerase sigma factor, translating to MSQSIPASWSLEAKKSQNPVSPDKLSNYDLITRCQEGCQPDRAAFAELLRRYQAHIDKLLYHLAPDWQDRADLAQEVWIRVYRNINRLHEPLKFRGWLSRIATNLFYDELRKRKRVNHPISLDAPRRVEDGEIDWDIESDYPSPDEHLTTHEFYDQLQAAIADLPEAFRTTIILREIEGMAYEEIAEITEVSLGTVKSRIARARAKLQSVLQPYFTEG from the coding sequence ATGAGTCAATCGATTCCAGCATCTTGGTCACTTGAGGCCAAAAAGTCTCAAAACCCCGTGTCCCCTGACAAACTCTCCAACTACGATCTGATTACACGCTGTCAGGAAGGGTGTCAGCCCGATCGGGCAGCTTTTGCGGAACTGCTGCGGCGCTATCAGGCTCATATTGATAAATTACTCTATCATTTGGCTCCCGATTGGCAAGATCGCGCTGATTTGGCTCAAGAGGTCTGGATTCGCGTCTATCGCAATATTAACCGTCTCCATGAACCCCTCAAGTTCCGCGGTTGGTTAAGTCGCATTGCTACTAATCTTTTTTACGACGAATTGCGGAAACGCAAGCGGGTTAATCACCCCATTTCTCTCGATGCTCCCCGGCGCGTGGAAGATGGCGAAATCGATTGGGATATCGAGTCCGATTACCCCAGTCCCGATGAACATCTCACCACCCACGAATTCTACGATCAATTACAGGCGGCGATCGCTGATTTACCAGAAGCTTTTCGGACAACTATTATTCTCCGAGAAATTGAAGGTATGGCCTACGAAGAAATTGCCGAGATCACGGAAGTTTCTTTAGGAACTGTTAAATCTCGCATTGCTCGCGCTCGCGCTAAATTACAATCTGTTTTACAGCCCTATTTTACGGAAGGCTAA
- the tnpB gene encoding IS200/IS605 family element RNA-guided endonuclease TnpB produces MLKAFKYRIYPTSEQSVLLAKSFGCARWFYNYALNLTSETYKQTGKGLSRDEIIKLLPSLKKEYEWLSEVPSQVLQQAALNLSSAFLNFFEGRAKYPNFKKKQNRQSIRFPQHCKLKNDVLVLPKIGEVYCKVSRQPEGNLKSVTVSVNPSGEYFASCLYDDGKDLPQKSSEGKAIGIDVGLTHFAITSDGTKHGNPKYYRKYEQRLARRQKKLSRQQKGSNNRNKARVKVAKVHSKIVRCREDFLHKLSRKLVDKNQVIVVENLAVRNMVKNPKLAKSISDVGWGQFCTMLKYKAEWEGKIYMEVDRFFPSSKTCSNCLNCVDSLSLDIRSWQCPKCRETHDRDINAAKNIRDEGLRILAVGHTATASGGRVRPSKGTAFARHLPVNEESPRL; encoded by the coding sequence ATGTTAAAAGCATTCAAGTACAGAATCTATCCGACCAGTGAGCAATCAGTTTTGCTTGCCAAGTCGTTTGGCTGTGCTAGATGGTTTTACAATTACGCTCTAAACTTAACATCTGAAACTTACAAGCAAACTGGAAAAGGATTAAGCAGAGACGAAATAATTAAGCTGCTGCCTTCCCTAAAAAAAGAGTATGAGTGGTTAAGCGAAGTACCATCGCAGGTATTACAACAAGCAGCTTTAAATCTTTCTAGTGCTTTCCTTAACTTTTTTGAAGGTAGAGCTAAATATCCTAACTTCAAGAAAAAGCAAAATAGGCAGTCGATTAGATTTCCTCAGCACTGTAAGTTAAAAAATGATGTTCTGGTATTGCCTAAAATTGGTGAAGTCTATTGCAAGGTTTCACGGCAACCAGAGGGAAACTTAAAGTCTGTTACGGTTTCAGTTAATCCATCGGGAGAATATTTCGCATCTTGTCTCTATGATGATGGCAAGGATTTACCCCAAAAATCATCAGAAGGAAAAGCTATCGGGATAGATGTTGGACTAACCCATTTTGCTATTACATCAGATGGGACTAAACACGGGAATCCTAAATACTATCGTAAGTACGAACAAAGATTAGCGAGGAGACAAAAGAAACTTAGTCGCCAGCAAAAAGGGTCTAACAACCGAAATAAAGCTAGAGTTAAAGTGGCTAAAGTTCACTCTAAAATCGTTCGTTGTCGTGAAGATTTTCTGCACAAACTAAGTCGTAAATTAGTTGACAAAAACCAAGTCATAGTGGTAGAAAATCTGGCAGTCAGAAACATGGTCAAAAACCCTAAACTAGCCAAATCAATTAGTGATGTTGGTTGGGGTCAATTCTGTACCATGTTAAAATACAAAGCTGAATGGGAAGGAAAAATCTATATGGAAGTAGATAGATTCTTTCCTAGCTCTAAGACTTGTAGTAACTGCTTAAATTGTGTTGATAGTTTAAGCTTAGATATTCGTAGTTGGCAATGTCCTAAGTGTAGAGAAACCCACGATAGAGACATCAATGCCGCTAAGAATATTCGAGATGAAGGTTTACGAATTTTGGCGGTAGGGCATACCGCTACTGCTTCTGGAGGGAGAGTAAGACCAAGTAAAGGCACTGCTTTTGCCAGGCATCTCCCCGTGAATGAAGAATCCCCACGCCTTTAG
- the trxA gene encoding thioredoxin, with the protein MSEVTAVTDATFKDEVLDSADPVLVDFWAPWCGPCRMVAPVVEEIAKQFEGEVKVVKLNTDENPNIASQYGIRSIPTLMIFKGGQKVDMVVGAVPKTTLANTLSKHL; encoded by the coding sequence ATGTCAGAGGTTACTGCCGTTACAGATGCCACCTTTAAAGATGAAGTTTTAGATAGTGCCGACCCTGTCCTAGTGGATTTCTGGGCTCCCTGGTGCGGCCCTTGTCGAATGGTGGCTCCCGTCGTCGAGGAAATTGCCAAACAGTTCGAGGGGGAAGTCAAGGTGGTGAAACTCAACACCGACGAAAACCCCAATATCGCTAGTCAGTACGGGATTCGCAGTATTCCTACTCTGATGATCTTCAAAGGAGGTCAAAAAGTTGATATGGTGGTCGGGGCTGTACCGAAAACCACTTTAGCTAATACCCTAAGTAAACACCTGTAG
- a CDS encoding RNA-guided endonuclease InsQ/TnpB family protein, with protein MLGAERHIIKKGHRFWAEIDNLSWQSKNLYNSANYLIRQNFIYGHGYLTYNQMASLRSETEQYQALPAKISQQVLRGLDRNWKSFFAASSEFKSHPDKFLVKPKIPGYKEPKKGRNLLVYTIQAISKVGLKQGLVKLSGTSIALPTRVAERIAEVRIVPKCDCYVIEVIYEKTEQFLAPNEKIAAIDLGIDNLMAVTSNQPDFLPLLINGRPLKSLNQFYNQRRAKLQSLLTGNRQSFQRIRRLTRCRNQKVDDYLHKASCYLVNLLVDQEITTLVIGKNDGWKQGVNLGKVNNQKFVTIPHARLIDMISYQCQLEGISVILQEESYTSVANFLNLDPLPVYGQTTEKPVFSGKRIKRGLYRTDRGFLCQSDVMGSYNILRKAFPNAFNRYGIERCLVHPRRINLSK; from the coding sequence ATGTTAGGAGCAGAAAGACACATTATCAAGAAAGGACATAGATTTTGGGCTGAGATAGATAATTTATCTTGGCAGTCTAAAAATCTCTACAACTCAGCCAATTATTTAATCCGACAAAACTTCATTTATGGTCATGGCTATTTGACCTATAATCAGATGGCCTCTCTGAGGTCAGAGACAGAACAGTATCAAGCTTTACCCGCTAAAATTTCCCAACAAGTTTTAAGAGGATTAGACCGGAACTGGAAATCATTTTTTGCCGCTTCATCAGAGTTTAAAAGTCACCCCGATAAATTTCTGGTCAAACCCAAAATCCCTGGCTATAAGGAGCCAAAAAAAGGAAGAAATCTCTTAGTTTACACAATTCAAGCCATCAGCAAAGTAGGTCTTAAGCAAGGATTAGTCAAGCTATCAGGGACATCAATTGCATTGCCGACGAGAGTTGCGGAGCGCATAGCAGAAGTCAGAATAGTTCCTAAATGTGATTGTTATGTAATCGAGGTAATTTATGAGAAAACTGAACAGTTCTTAGCTCCTAATGAAAAGATAGCTGCGATAGATTTAGGCATAGATAATTTGATGGCTGTAACTTCAAATCAACCGGATTTTCTCCCTTTGTTGATTAATGGCAGACCGTTAAAAAGCCTGAATCAATTTTATAACCAACGTCGAGCTAAGTTACAATCTCTGTTAACAGGTAATCGTCAAAGTTTCCAGAGGATTCGCCGTTTAACTCGCTGTCGAAATCAGAAAGTAGATGATTATCTTCATAAGGCTAGTTGTTATTTAGTCAATCTCTTAGTTGACCAAGAGATAACAACTTTAGTAATTGGGAAAAATGACGGTTGGAAACAAGGAGTGAACTTAGGAAAAGTCAACAATCAAAAATTTGTGACCATCCCTCATGCTCGATTAATTGACATGATTAGTTATCAATGTCAATTAGAAGGAATCTCTGTGATTCTTCAAGAGGAATCCTATACCTCCGTTGCTAATTTTTTGAATTTAGACCCCCTACCAGTGTATGGACAAACAACTGAAAAGCCAGTGTTTTCAGGAAAAAGGATTAAACGAGGTTTATATCGCACAGATAGAGGATTTCTTTGCCAATCTGATGTGATGGGTTCCTACAACATTTTGCGAAAAGCATTCCCAAATGCGTTTAACCGCTATGGGATAGAGAGGTGCTTAGTTCACCCAAGGAGAATCAATCTCTCGAAGTAA
- a CDS encoding PAP/fibrillin family protein, protein MDAKAKLLELIAGRNRGLLATESDRVQILAAIEQLEDHNPHPHPLEVKQLLGGNWRLLFTSSRGLLGLDRLPFFQLGQIYQYLDLNKAKLYNIAEIIGVPWLEGAVIVSATFEPTSERRVMVKFERSILGLQRLLNYHSPQEFIEAIESGKKFPPLDFSVNNRQQTGWLDITYLDEDLRIGRGSEGSVFILAREKT, encoded by the coding sequence ATGGATGCCAAAGCGAAATTATTAGAATTGATCGCTGGTAGAAATCGCGGACTCCTAGCCACGGAAAGCGACCGCGTGCAGATTTTAGCGGCGATCGAACAATTGGAGGATCACAATCCCCATCCTCATCCCCTCGAAGTTAAACAACTATTAGGGGGCAATTGGCGTTTACTATTCACCAGCAGCCGCGGCCTTCTGGGACTAGATCGCCTTCCTTTTTTTCAATTAGGGCAAATTTATCAATATCTCGACCTGAACAAGGCCAAACTCTACAATATCGCTGAAATTATCGGCGTACCTTGGCTAGAAGGGGCAGTAATCGTCTCCGCTACCTTTGAACCCACATCCGAGCGTCGGGTGATGGTCAAATTTGAGCGCTCGATCCTCGGTCTGCAACGTCTTCTCAATTATCATTCTCCCCAAGAATTTATTGAAGCGATCGAAAGTGGCAAAAAATTTCCTCCCCTCGATTTTTCTGTGAATAATCGCCAACAAACAGGTTGGCTCGATATCACCTATCTCGATGAAGATCTCCGCATCGGCCGCGGCAGCGAGGGCAGCGTATTTATTCTCGCTAGGGAAAAAACCTAA
- a CDS encoding IS607 family transposase, with translation MDRKLSDYAKKTGISYRTAWRWWKQGNLTGYQLPSGTIIITDDNHSKPDLIACIYARVSSAENKDNLDRQADRLKDYAVARGYKIYKVVKEVGSGLNDNRQQLAKILVDPNYNVLIVEHKERLARLGTNYLEILLKELDKKLEIVNQSEDKQDELMSDLIAIITSFCSRIYGLRRSKRKTEKIIAELKDNGE, from the coding sequence ATAGATAGGAAACTATCAGACTATGCAAAAAAAACAGGAATAAGTTATCGAACGGCTTGGAGGTGGTGGAAACAAGGGAATTTAACAGGTTATCAATTGCCTTCTGGTACAATTATCATAACGGATGACAACCATTCAAAACCCGACTTGATAGCTTGCATTTATGCAAGAGTTTCCAGCGCCGAAAATAAAGACAATCTAGATAGACAAGCTGACCGATTAAAAGATTATGCTGTTGCCAGAGGCTACAAAATCTACAAAGTTGTCAAAGAAGTAGGCAGTGGATTAAACGATAATCGCCAACAATTAGCCAAAATTCTAGTTGACCCCAATTATAATGTTTTAATTGTTGAACACAAAGAACGTCTAGCCAGATTGGGGACTAATTATCTAGAAATCTTGTTAAAAGAACTAGATAAAAAACTGGAAATTGTCAATCAAAGTGAGGATAAGCAAGATGAGTTGATGTCAGATTTAATAGCCATTATCACCTCTTTTTGTTCTCGAATTTACGGATTAAGAAGGTCGAAAAGAAAGACAGAAAAGATTATAGCTGAGTTAAAAGATAACGGAGAATAA
- a CDS encoding ABC transporter ATP-binding protein, with protein MEIIAQLEKVSYIYPESSNLVLKNISLAIHRGEFLGIIGPTGAGKTTLCLTLNGIVPQFYGGRFFGYATVAGLDTLTHPVSTLARYVGAVFEDPETQLLATSIENEIAFTLENLRLPREEIKARIPKVLAAVRLEGMEKKSPGELSGGQKQRLAIAAALAVQPALLILDEPTSQLDPVGSQEVFATIKELNRHLGVTIVMVSHAAEEMAEYADRLVLLRDGAIEAMGTPAEIYSQVQLLQENALRPPQVATTFALIEQKIGAVESIPVTLDRGFARLNELKSFYHVTTTPPLSSVFDPLNPILRVKNLCHTYPDGTTALRNVSLDIAEGEYLLIIGQNGAGKSTLVKHFLNLLSATTGQVMIDGRSISRSERVATSSFSVSDLARSIGYVAQNPDNQIFNTTVEKEVSFALTNLGYSPEIIIQRTEASLEAMGLLEYRSYHPLSLPKGDRARVVIAAILAMEPRIVVFDEPTTGQDYQGAKAILEVSRQLHQMGKTVIVITHHLYLMPEYAERVIIMGQGTILLDAPIRQAYHQTDLLAKTYLTPPQAVLLAQKLGQLSGYPNSLLTPQEIADCFQRI; from the coding sequence ATGGAAATCATCGCCCAATTAGAGAAAGTTTCCTATATTTATCCCGAATCCTCCAATCTAGTGCTTAAAAATATCTCTTTGGCAATTCATCGAGGAGAATTTTTAGGTATTATCGGGCCCACAGGTGCGGGAAAAACTACTCTCTGTTTAACTCTTAACGGTATTGTCCCCCAATTTTACGGAGGGCGTTTTTTTGGTTATGCAACAGTAGCCGGTTTAGACACTTTAACCCATCCCGTTAGCACCTTGGCCCGCTATGTGGGGGCAGTATTTGAAGATCCCGAAACGCAACTTTTAGCCACTTCTATAGAAAATGAAATCGCTTTTACCCTAGAAAATTTACGGCTACCGCGAGAGGAAATTAAAGCGCGTATTCCCAAAGTTTTAGCGGCAGTACGGTTAGAGGGAATGGAAAAAAAATCCCCGGGGGAACTATCGGGAGGACAAAAACAACGATTAGCGATCGCAGCTGCCCTCGCAGTTCAGCCCGCTTTGTTAATTCTCGATGAACCCACCTCCCAACTGGATCCGGTGGGATCCCAGGAAGTTTTCGCCACCATTAAGGAATTAAATCGCCATCTCGGGGTCACTATTGTGATGGTCTCCCATGCGGCCGAGGAAATGGCCGAATATGCCGATCGCCTGGTACTATTAAGGGATGGTGCGATCGAAGCTATGGGAACCCCAGCAGAGATCTACTCCCAAGTACAACTTTTACAGGAAAATGCCCTGCGTCCCCCGCAGGTGGCCACTACTTTTGCCTTGATCGAGCAGAAAATCGGGGCGGTCGAATCAATTCCTGTCACCCTAGACCGCGGTTTTGCCCGTTTAAACGAGCTTAAATCCTTTTATCATGTCACCACAACCCCTCCCTTATCGTCGGTTTTTGACCCCTTAAACCCCATACTGAGGGTAAAAAATCTCTGCCATACCTATCCCGATGGTACTACCGCCCTGCGGAATGTGTCCCTCGATATTGCCGAAGGGGAATATCTGCTGATTATCGGTCAAAATGGCGCAGGAAAAAGCACTTTAGTCAAGCATTTTCTCAATCTTCTCTCGGCGACCACCGGTCAAGTTATGATTGATGGACGTTCGATCTCGCGTAGCGAGCGCGTTGCGACCAGTAGCTTTTCTGTCAGTGATTTAGCCCGATCGATCGGTTATGTAGCCCAAAATCCCGATAATCAGATTTTTAACACCACTGTGGAGAAAGAAGTATCATTTGCCCTGACTAATCTCGGTTATTCTCCAGAAATCATTATCCAACGCACGGAAGCAAGTCTAGAAGCCATGGGATTACTAGAATATCGATCCTATCATCCTCTCTCCTTACCGAAAGGCGATCGAGCGCGGGTAGTGATTGCGGCAATTTTAGCCATGGAACCGCGCATAGTTGTTTTCGATGAACCCACTACAGGCCAAGATTACCAAGGAGCTAAGGCAATTTTAGAGGTGAGTCGTCAATTACACCAGATGGGCAAAACGGTGATTGTGATCACCCATCACCTCTATTTAATGCCAGAATACGCCGAAAGAGTAATTATCATGGGTCAAGGAACTATCCTTTTAGATGCCCCAATCCGGCAAGCTTATCATCAAACCGATCTCTTAGCCAAAACCTATCTAACTCCACCCCAAGCAGTTTTATTAGCACAAAAATTAGGACAACTTTCCGGTTATCCTAATTCTCTTTTAACTCCCCAAGAAATTGCCGATTGTTTTCAGAGGATTTAG
- a CDS encoding acetate kinase, whose product MKILVLNAGSSSQKSCLYDLDLLPSHPPQPIWAAGIDWTVNPDYGVLTVKAQGIKQEINLSSQDRPAAIARMLDTLVTGATKVVVNLADISIVGHRVVHGGTEYSQATMITPQVKETIKKLIPLAPSHNPAHLEGIEVIEQVFGDVPQVAVFDTAFHRSIPPESSLYPIPYQWSELGIRRYGFHGTSHQYCSQRAAELLGKPLESLKMVICHLGNGASLSAVKGGKSIDTTMGFTPLEGLMMGTRSGSIDPGILIYLEREYQYNPESLNSLLNKESGLKGISGISGDMRAITTAMAEGNERAKLAFEMYIHRLKSLIGSMIASLEGLDVLVFTAGIGENSALVREKASQGWSFLGLELDLAKNAARPRDEDIATETSKVRVMVIATAEDWAIARECWHLSKIWV is encoded by the coding sequence ATGAAAATTCTGGTCTTAAATGCGGGATCGAGCAGTCAAAAAAGTTGTTTATACGATTTAGATCTTCTCCCCTCCCATCCTCCCCAACCAATTTGGGCAGCGGGGATCGATTGGACAGTTAACCCTGATTACGGGGTTTTAACAGTAAAAGCTCAGGGAATTAAACAGGAAATTAATCTTTCTAGTCAGGATCGTCCGGCGGCAATTGCGCGGATGTTAGATACCTTAGTAACTGGAGCAACTAAGGTAGTAGTCAACCTCGCAGACATTAGTATAGTCGGTCATCGAGTTGTCCATGGTGGCACGGAATATTCCCAGGCAACCATGATCACTCCCCAAGTCAAAGAAACGATTAAAAAGCTGATTCCCCTTGCTCCTAGCCATAATCCCGCTCATTTAGAAGGAATTGAAGTGATCGAGCAAGTTTTCGGCGATGTTCCTCAAGTAGCAGTGTTTGACACCGCTTTTCATCGTTCTATCCCTCCCGAGTCTTCTCTTTATCCCATTCCCTACCAATGGAGTGAACTGGGAATCCGTCGCTATGGTTTCCATGGCACCAGTCATCAGTACTGCTCCCAACGGGCCGCCGAATTGTTAGGAAAACCCCTAGAATCCTTGAAAATGGTGATCTGTCATCTGGGAAATGGCGCTTCCCTATCGGCAGTCAAGGGGGGTAAAAGTATTGATACTACTATGGGATTTACTCCTCTAGAGGGATTGATGATGGGAACCCGCAGCGGTTCGATCGATCCAGGGATTCTGATTTATCTAGAGCGAGAATATCAATACAATCCCGAGAGTTTAAATAGTTTACTCAATAAAGAATCGGGTTTAAAGGGAATTTCGGGTATTTCTGGGGATATGCGGGCAATTACCACGGCGATGGCCGAAGGCAACGAGAGGGCAAAATTAGCATTTGAGATGTATATTCATCGTCTGAAAAGTTTAATCGGATCGATGATCGCTTCTCTAGAGGGGTTAGATGTGTTAGTATTTACGGCAGGAATCGGCGAAAATTCAGCTTTAGTACGGGAAAAAGCCAGTCAAGGCTGGTCTTTTTTGGGTTTAGAGTTAGATTTGGCTAAAAATGCCGCTCGTCCCCGGGATGAGGATATCGCCACCGAGACATCTAAAGTACGCGTGATGGTAATTGCTACGGCGGAAGATTGGGCGATCGCACGAGAATGCTGGCATTTATCGAAAATTTGGGTCTAA